Proteins co-encoded in one Arachis hypogaea cultivar Tifrunner chromosome 13, arahy.Tifrunner.gnm2.J5K5, whole genome shotgun sequence genomic window:
- the LOC112737484 gene encoding protein STRICTOSIDINE SYNTHASE-LIKE 3 — MTLLRWLAILFLLLAVYCGLDPFRHSPIASFPEFEAKLIEMPPWSEVPPEKDSENLLQKSEVKFLNEVQGPESVAFDPQGRGPYAGVADGRILFWNGHSWLPFAYTSPNRSELCDPKVPASPLSYVTTEHICGRPLGLRFNKKTGDLYIADAYFGLLKVGPEGGLATPLTTEAEGVPFRFTNDVDVDEEGNVYFTDSSAKYQRRNFIQLVFAGDDSGRVLKYNPDTKETTVLVRNIQFPNGISLSKDRSFFYVCEGVVGRLRKYWLKGEKAGTSEIIAILPGIPDNVRVNEDGDFWIALHCRRYMYAYLNALYPNIRKLILKLPIPTKIHYLLQIGGRQHALAVKYSSEGKLLQILEDSEGKVVRAVSEVEEKDGKLWMGSVLMPFIGVYNLK, encoded by the exons ATGACTTTGCTTCGATGGCTTGCGATTCTGTTCCTTCTGCTCGCCGTGTACTGCGGTCTCGATCCGTTTCGACACAGCCCCATAGCCAGCTTCCCGGAATTCGAGGCCAAATTGATTGAAATGCCGCCGTGGTCCGAGGTGCCGCCGGAGAAAGACTCGGAGAATTTGTTGCAGAAATCGGAGGTGAAGTTCTTGAACGAGGTTCAGGGACCAGAGAGCGTTGCTTTCGACCCTCAAGGTCGCGGTCCTTACGCTGGTGTCGCTGATGGAAGGATTCTCTTCTGGAATGGACACTCTTGGCTTCCCTTTGCTTATACCTCTCCCAACAG GTCAGAATTGTGTGATCCTAAAGTACCTGCATCACCACTTAGCTATGTGACGACCGAGCACATCTGCGGAAGGCCTTTGGGACTCAGGTTCAACAAGAAAACTGGCGATTTATACATTGCGGATGCATATTTTGGGCTTCTGAAGGTGGGGCCTGAGGGTGGTTTAGCAACACCTCTTACAACTGAGGCTGAAGGGGTGCCATTCAGGTTTACCAATGATGTTGATGTTGACGAAGAAGGGAATGTTTATTTTACGGATAGCAGTGCGAAATATCAGCGCAG GAACTTTATTCAACTGGTATTTGCTGGAGATGATAGCGGCAGAGTTTTGAAATACAACCCTGACACTAAGGAAACCACAGTTCTTGTGAGAAACATTCAATTTCCAAATGGCATTTCCTTAAGCAAAGATCGTTCCTTCTTTTACGTCTGTGAAGGTGTTGTTGGCAG GCTACGCAAATACTGGCTGAAAGGCGAAAAGGCCGGGACTTCAGAGATCATAGCCATCCTGCCTGGAATCCCTGACAAtgtgagagtcaatgaagatggCGATTTTTGGATTGCACTTCATTGCCGAAGGTATATGTATGCGTACCTTAATGCCCTCTATCCAAATATTCGGAAACTCATACTCAAGCTCCCTATACCAACAAAGATTCACTACCTGCTTCAAATTGGTGGCCGGCAACATGCGTTGGCTGTTAAGTACAGCTCCGAAGGCAAACTTCTGCAGATATTGGAAGATAGCGAGGGAAAAGTTGTTAGAGCAGTGAGTGAAGTGGAGGAGAAAGATGGTAAACTATGGATGGGAAGTGTTCTTATGCCTTTTATTGGAGTTTACAACTTGAAATGA